Proteins from one Fragaria vesca subsp. vesca linkage group LG6, FraVesHawaii_1.0, whole genome shotgun sequence genomic window:
- the LOC101294289 gene encoding GDSL esterase/lipase At2g42990-like — translation MRNLLVPWLFLVQTLVVVAISGAKVPAVIVFGDSSLDSGNNNFIPTIARSNFAPYGKDFPGGQATGRFCNGRIPSDMISEALGLKPTVPAYLDPMYNISDFAVGVCFASAGTGYDNTTSDVVDVIPLWKEVEYYKEYQKKLKAYLGDRKAKKILNEALYLISIGTNDFLENYYTLPNRRSQFTVNQYQDFIIGLAEDFVKTIYALGARRMSLTGVPPMGCLPLERTTNIMEDHACMEEYNIVALEYNGKLKGLVAKLNRELPGLDVVFADAYHVLLRLIKKPSLYGFEESKTGCCGTGRFEMSFLCDPYSPFTCQDADKYVFWDAFHPSEKTNRMITDHLLKTSFAKFL, via the exons ATGAGAAACTTGTTAGTTCCTTGGCTATTTCTAGTTCAAACACTAGTAGTTGTTGCCATATCAGGAGCTAAAGTTCCAGCAGTCATAGTGTTTGGAGATTCCTCTCTTGACTCAGGCAACAACAACTTCATTCCAACAATTGCCAGGAGCAACTTTGCACCTTATGGTAAAGATTTTCCGGGAGGCCAAGCGACTGGGCGATTCTGCAATGGCAGAATTCCTTCTGACATGATCTCTGAAGCTCTAGGCCTCAAGCCAACCGTACCTGCATACTTGGATCCAATGTATAACATTTCGGATTTTGCTGTCGGAGTTTGCTTTGCTTCTGCAGGGACTGGCTATGATAATACCACTTCTGATGTTGTA GATGTGATTCCATTGTGGAAGGAAGTGGAGTACTATAAGGAGTACCAGAAGAAATTGAAAGCTTATCTTGGAGATAGGAAGGCAAAGAAAATACTGAATGAGGCTTTGTATTTGATTAGCATAGGAACAAATGACTTCCTAGAAAACTATTATACACTCCCGAACCGGAGATCGCAGTTCACGGTGAACCAATATCAGGATTTCATCATAGGGCTTGCTGAAGATTTTGTGAAGACAATATATGCTTTAGGAGCAAGGAGGATGTCCCTAACAGGAGTTCCTCCAATGGGGTGTTTGCCGCTGGAAAGAACCACAAATATAATGGAGGACCATGCTTGTATGGAGGAATACAACATTGTTGCTTTGGAATACAATGGCAAGTTAAAGGGTTTGGTGGCAAAACTGAACAGGGAGCTTCCTGGTCTTGATGTGGTATTTGCAGATGCATATCACGTTTTGTTGCGACTCATAAAAAAGCCTTCTCTTTATG GATTTGAGGAATCCAAAACTGGGTGCTGTGGCACAGGGAGGTTTGAGATGAGTTTCCTATGTGATCCATATAGTCCATTTACATGCCAAGATGCAGACAAGTATGTGTTTTGGGATGCCTTTCATCCTTCAGAGAAAACCAATCGAATGATTACAGATCATCTACTCAAAACTTCTTTCGCAAAGTTTCTTTGA
- the LOC101313724 gene encoding 4-hydroxyphenylpyruvate dioxygenase-like: MGHQTETTQFNLVGFSNFVRSNPRSDRFAVTRFHHIEFWCTDATNTALRFSWGLGMPLVAKSDLSTGNHSHASYLLRSADLSFLFSAPYSPSLSGPTSSASIPSFDHSASRAFSAKHGLAVRAVAIQVADADLAFHASVSHGAKPASPPILLDNRVTIAEVHLYGDVVLRYVSYKDPAQRSDPNPDLWFLPGFEPVPSSFPLDFGLRRLDHAVGNVPDLAAAVEYVKGFTGFHEFAEFTAEDVGTSESGLNSVVLASNDETVLLPMNEPVYGTKRKSQIQTYLEHNEGAGVQHLALVSEDIFRTLREMRQRSGIGGFDFMPSPPPTYYRNLKKRAGDVLTDEQIKECEELGILVDRDDQGTLLQIFTKPVGDRPTIFIEIIQRVGCMLKNEEGKEYQKGGCGGFGKGNFSALFKSIEEYEKTLEARQIAEPAAA, encoded by the exons ATGGGCCACCAAACCGAGACGACCCAGTTCAACCTCGTCGGATTCTCCAACTTCGTCCGCTCCAACCCCCGCTCCGACCGGTTCGCCGTCACCCGCTTCCACCACATCGAGTTCTGGTGCACCGACGCCACCAACACCGCCCTCCGCTTCTCCTGGGGCCTCGGCATGCCCTTGGTCGCCAAGTCTGACCTCTCCACCGGCAACCACTCCCACGCCTCCTACCTCCTCCGCTCCGCCGACCTCTCCTTCCTCTTCTCCGCCCCTTACTCCCCTTCTCTCTCTGGGCCCACCTCCTCCGCCTCCATCCCCAGCTTCGACCACTCCGCCTCCCGCGCCTTCTCCGCCAAACACGGCCTCGCCGTCCGCGCCGTCGCCATCCAAGTCGCCGACGCCGACCTCGCCTTCCACGCCAGCGTCTCCCACGGCGCCAAGCCCGCGTCACCGCCGATCCTCCTCGACAACCGCGTCACCATCGCCGAGGTCCATCTCTACGGCGACGTCGTTCTCCGCTACGTCAGCTACAAAGACCCGGCCCAGAGATCCGACCCGAACCCGGACCTTTGGTTCCTCCCCGGTTTTGAGCCGGTGCCGTCGTCCTTCCCGCTCGACTTCGGCCTCCGCCGCCTCGACCACGCCGTCGGCAACGTCCCCGACCTCGCCGCCGCCGTGGAGTACGTGAAAGGCTTCACCGGCTTCCACGAGTTCGCCGAGTTCACGGCGGAGGACGTCGGGACTAGCGAGAGCGGGCTCAACTCCGTTGTCCTGGCCTCGAACGACGAGACGGTGCTGCTTCCGATGAACGAGCCGGTGTACGGCACCAAGAGGAAGAGCCAGATTCAGACGTACCTGGAGCACAACGAAGGCGCCGGAGTCCAGCACCTGGCTCTGGTCAGCGAAGACATTTTCCGAACTCTAAGGGAGATGAGGCAGCGGAGCGGAATCGGAGGATTCGATTTCATGCCGTCGCCGCCGCCGACGTATTACCGGAATTTGAAGAAGAGGGCCGGCGATGTGTTGACGGATGAGCAGATCAAGGAATGTGAGGAGTTGGGGATTTTGGTTGATAGGGATGACCAGGGTACTCTGCTTCAGATTTTCACTAAGCCTGTGGGAGATAG GCCGACGATATTCATAGAGATCATACAGAGAGTCGGGTGCATGCTTAAGAATGAGGAAGGGAAGGAATACCAGAAGGGTGGATGTGGTGGGTTCGGGAAGGGTAACTTCTCGGCGCTCTTCAAGTCGATTGAAGAATATGAGAAGACGCTTGAAGCGAGGCAAATTGCAGAGCCGGCAGCTGCGTGA
- the LOC101294583 gene encoding uncharacterized protein LOC101294583 gives MASQNQKPTPTALVKGKWTPDEDEKLIEAVALHGAKNWTSIASKAGLNRSGKSCRLRWVNYLRPNIKRGDMSEQEEDLIIRLHKLLGNRWSLIAGRLPGRTDNEIKNYWYTRLSKKIQQKEKQSNNGANSTIQFPAVDEKTSVADDDQKVHVEMKQECVSSAVRTSAALIKKEEVIDPEDHSSTCINNIDADEFLNLLNEEEPLSWEKIPKKFVMKYGKDLSDPVCLKLLSGSEWEVELIRSRGLSGKSDMISESENTQPCDMFEKPVTNKELHCNKLIVETLGNKGENGFLTKREGGSSSGCQKFLKQTYEILGRMKPLTATEKDNAFNSVNPSFRIVMHPYSIRYECVSLPNEFTRRYLMKLPAGIVKLRVLDGRTWSVKFKYDHLNSRARLHGGWSSFVRGNSLKVGDVCIFTLINCIELLFEVVFFHTKDSANCPSSTGHGRGASVQVEEKKHPILEVEPDCSLDCKIGKNNLSKISGQVTQMPSSSLRTSRVNLEAASKFSSKNPFFKVIMGSGHTMHIPANFSRSFIKHEKQTAILQVKNRSWHVNLNPYKPGATSICGGWAAFAKENCLREGDVCIFELMELNDIVLKVHVFRC, from the exons ATGGCCTCACAGAACCAAAAGCCCACCCCAACAGCATTGGTCAAGGGGAAGTGGACTCCCGACGAAGATGAGAAACTAATCGAGGCTGTTGCCCTTCATGGTGCAAAGAACTGGACCTCAATTGCCTCCAAAGCAG GGCTGAATCGGAGCGGCAAGAGTTGCAGGCTGAGATGGGTGAACTATCTGAGACCCAACATCAAGAGAGGCGACATGTCTGAACAGGAAGAGGACTTGATTATTAGGCTGCACAAGCTTCTTGGAAATAG GTGGTCTTTGATTGCGGGAAGATTGCCGGGTCGAACAGACAATGAAATCAAGAATTACTGGTACACTCGTTTAAGCAAGAAAATCCAGCAGAAAGAGAAGCAAAGTAACAATGGAGCTAATTCGACGATACAATTTCCGGCAGTAGATGAGAAAACAAGTGTGGCAGATGATGATCAGAAGGTCCATGTAGAAATGAAGCAAGAGTGCGTGTCATCAGCAGTGCGTACAAGTGCGGCTCTAATCAAGAAAGAGGAGGTGATCGATCCTGAGGACCACTCCAGCACTTGCATTAACAATATTGATGCTGACGAGTTCCTTAATCTTCTCAATGAAGAAGAACCTTTGAGTTGGGAG AAAATTCCGAAGAAATTTGTGATGAAATATGGAAAAGATCTATCAGATCCGGTATGTCTTAAGCTTCTAAGTGGTTCTGAATGGGAAGTGGAATTGATAAGATCCAGAG GTTTGAGCGGTAAATCAGACATGATTTCTGAAAGTGAAAACACACAACCTTGTGACATGTTCGAGAAGCCAGTCACAAACAAAGAGTTGCATTGTAATAAATTAATAGTGGAAACCCTGGGAAATAAAG GGGAAAATGGTTTTCTGACCAAAAGAGAAGGTGGAAGCTCTTCTGGTTGTCAAAAATTCCTAAAGCAAACATATGAGATACTTGGGAGGATGAAGCCATTGACTGCAACTGAGAAAGATAATGCCTTCAATTCTGTTAATCCTTCTTTTAGGATTGTCATGCATCCTTATTCTATTCGTTATGAATGTGTG TCTTTGCCAAATGAATTTACCAGGAGATATCTTATGAAGCTGCCTGCTGGAATTGTTAAACTTCGAGTTTTGGATGGAAGAACTTGGTCTGTTAAGTTCAAGTATGACCATTTGAACTCAAGAGCTCGACTCCATGGTGGTTGGTCATCTTTTGTTAGGGGAAATAGTTTGAAAGTCGGTGATGTGTGTATCTTTACCCTGATTAACTGTATTGAACTTCTATTTGAAGTTGTCTTTTTCCACACCAAAGACTCTGCAAACTGCCCCTCATCAACAG GCCATGGTAGAGGAGCGTCTGTTCAAGTCGAAGAAAAGAAACACCCCATACTTGAAGTTGAACCAGATTGCAGCTTGGATTGTAAAATTG GCAAGAACAATCTGTCAAAAATTAGTGGGCAGGTTACTCAAATGCCTTCTTCATCTTTGAGGACCTCAAGGGTTAATCTTGAAGCTGCAAGTAAGTTTTCATCAAAGAATCCCTTCTTCAAAGTCATCATGGGGTCAGGCCATACTATG CATATACCAGCTAACTTCTCTAGGAGTTTCATCAAACATGAAAAGCAAACGGCAATCCTTCAGGTCAAAAATAGATCGTGGCACGTGAATTTGAATCCTTATAAGCCAGGTGCAACTTCAATTTGTGGAGGTTGGGCTGCATTTGCAAAGGAAAATTGTTTAAGAGAAGGAGATGTTTGCATATTTGAGCTCATGGAATTGAATGACATTGTACTGAAAGTTCACGTTTTTAGATGTTGA